The following coding sequences are from one Egicoccus sp. AB-alg6-2 window:
- a CDS encoding PAS domain-containing protein has translation MSDGRPHGVELTLFEALPHKVWLADTDGNVFYFNTAGLDYVGLGLEEFLERGWESSVHPEDLPLAQQAWSDALATGQPMQAEYRLRRHDGVHRWHEERGAFAPAGGGGPDRWIGTLTDVHDRREAERQFADAERRAAQRLAMLDAMQQHAPIGLGFLDRDLRVLHANAALAAVPGWTVGDVLGRRIVELVGTEQWLELAPTFRRVLDDGETVLDLEVTSRDPEGKRRDWLVSYYPVEHAGDRLGVGAIARDVTRARVQERRRHALETERLELLTRLATVADEERRRIAEHLHDDAVQTVAATLLRLDHAISTGSTAALQAARQPLEAAIRTLRLTIQRLAPPTASAASLEEAIETYAEYLLRHEGIEVELDVRIAPDLQLPTQVVQAVHRLVQEALANVLGHARASGVRIQLELVDEWLRGSVTDDGIGFDPTDEAIEHRGLRLMREQAEVLGGACRVVALPNGSGTSVTWALPSRPGDSVA, from the coding sequence ATGAGCGATGGTCGGCCGCACGGGGTCGAGCTGACCCTGTTCGAAGCGCTGCCGCACAAGGTGTGGCTCGCCGACACCGACGGCAACGTCTTCTACTTCAATACCGCCGGTCTGGACTACGTCGGGCTGGGCCTCGAGGAGTTCCTGGAGCGCGGCTGGGAATCCTCCGTCCACCCCGAAGACCTGCCACTGGCGCAGCAGGCGTGGAGCGACGCCCTGGCGACCGGGCAGCCGATGCAGGCCGAATACCGCCTGCGTCGCCACGATGGCGTCCACCGCTGGCACGAGGAGCGTGGTGCGTTCGCGCCCGCCGGTGGCGGTGGGCCCGACCGCTGGATCGGCACCCTGACCGACGTGCACGACCGGCGCGAGGCCGAGCGGCAGTTCGCGGACGCGGAGCGCCGGGCCGCCCAACGGCTCGCGATGCTCGACGCCATGCAGCAGCATGCGCCCATCGGGCTGGGCTTCCTGGACCGGGACCTGCGCGTGCTTCACGCCAACGCCGCGCTTGCGGCCGTGCCCGGGTGGACGGTCGGTGACGTGCTCGGACGCCGCATCGTGGAGTTGGTGGGAACGGAGCAGTGGCTCGAGCTCGCCCCGACGTTCCGACGCGTCCTCGACGACGGTGAGACGGTGCTCGACCTCGAGGTCACCAGTCGCGACCCGGAGGGGAAGCGGCGCGACTGGCTGGTCAGCTACTACCCGGTCGAGCATGCGGGGGACCGGCTGGGGGTGGGGGCGATCGCCCGCGACGTCACGCGTGCGCGTGTGCAGGAGCGCCGCCGGCATGCCCTCGAGACCGAGCGCCTCGAGCTGCTCACCCGGCTGGCCACCGTCGCCGACGAGGAGCGGCGCCGCATCGCCGAGCACCTGCACGACGACGCCGTCCAGACCGTCGCCGCGACGCTGTTGCGCCTGGACCACGCGATCAGCACCGGGTCGACGGCTGCGTTGCAGGCGGCACGGCAGCCCCTCGAGGCCGCCATCCGCACCTTGCGGCTGACGATCCAACGGCTGGCACCACCAACCGCTTCTGCGGCCTCGCTGGAGGAGGCGATCGAGACCTACGCCGAGTACCTGCTGCGCCACGAGGGCATCGAGGTCGAGCTCGACGTGCGGATCGCGCCGGACCTCCAGCTGCCCACCCAGGTCGTGCAGGCCGTCCACCGCCTCGTGCAGGAGGCCCTGGCCAACGTCCTGGGGCATGCGCGGGCGTCCGGTGTGCGGATCCAACTCGAGCTGGTGGACGAGTGGTTACGCGGCAGTGTCACCGACGACGGCATCGGGTTCGATCCGACGGACGAGGCGATCGAGCATCGCGGCCTGCGGCTCATGCGTGAGCAGGCCGAGGTGCTCGGAGGGGCCTGCCGCGTGGTGGCCCTCCCGAACGGTTCGGGTACCTCGGTGACCTGGGCGTTGCCGTCGCGGCCGGGAGACTCCGTCGCGTGA